A DNA window from Deltaproteobacteria bacterium contains the following coding sequences:
- a CDS encoding radical SAM protein, with product MGSDKPGYLRLLESGELERRADRAWESLSCCKLCPHLCRVNRLEGEQGFCRVTDQAVVASYGPHFGEEAPLVGRKGSGTVFFSWCNLRCLYCQNYEISHLGAGQAVSTEVLALCFLSLQKDGCHNINFVTPSHVIPFILKALVLAARGGLSVPLVYNTGGYDSIRTLRLLDGVIDIYMPDFKYWNKDIGKRLSDIARYPQIAKRAIKEMHRQVGDLIIGPDGIAKRGLLVRHLVLPGGLSGTRSVLKFIAEEISPNTYVNVMDQYRPCGTAHKYPPLDRGITPDEYAEALRAARDAGLNRLDRRR from the coding sequence ATGGGCAGTGACAAACCAGGTTACCTGAGACTGCTTGAAAGCGGGGAACTGGAGCGGCGGGCCGACAGGGCCTGGGAGTCTTTGTCGTGCTGCAAACTCTGTCCTCATCTTTGCCGGGTAAACAGGCTTGAAGGCGAACAGGGGTTTTGCAGAGTCACCGACCAGGCAGTAGTTGCCAGCTATGGCCCACACTTTGGAGAGGAAGCCCCTCTGGTAGGCAGAAAGGGGTCGGGAACGGTCTTTTTCTCCTGGTGCAACTTGAGGTGTCTATATTGTCAAAACTATGAAATAAGTCACCTGGGGGCCGGCCAGGCCGTATCCACCGAGGTCCTGGCCCTCTGTTTCCTGTCCTTGCAGAAAGACGGGTGTCACAATATAAACTTCGTAACACCATCCCATGTGATACCTTTTATACTAAAGGCCCTGGTCCTTGCTGCCAGGGGAGGGTTGTCCGTCCCCTTAGTCTATAACACCGGGGGGTATGATTCCATCAGGACCCTTCGGTTACTTGACGGGGTGATAGATATCTACATGCCGGACTTCAAGTACTGGAATAAAGACATTGGAAAACGTCTGTCAGATATAGCCCGTTATCCTCAGATAGCAAAGAGAGCGATCAAAGAGATGCACAGGCAGGTCGGAGACCTTATAATAGGCCCTGACGGAATAGCGAAAAGGGGCCTTCTTGTAAGGCACCTCGTGCTGCCAGGAGGACTGAGTGGCACGAGATCCGTACTGAAGTTCATAGCCGAAGAGATTTCTCCGAATACCTATGTAAACGTAATGGACCAGTACAGACCCTGTGGCACGGCACATAAATATCCTCCACTGGATCGCGGGATTACACCGGATGAGTATGCCGAGGCCCTGAGGGCCGCGAGAGATGCCGGGCTCAACAGGCTGGACAGGCGCAGATGA
- a CDS encoding serine/threonine protein phosphatase, with product MIVQAEKIFAIGDIHGCLDKLKTLLGMIRINWNRDLMVFLGDYVDRGPDSRGVIELLIDLRERHAERLICLKGNHEWMFTQFLKGEDQDLFLLNGGEKTLESYTVGEGGIEIPQSHRDFLDHLDLYYETDDYIFVHAGLRPYISISEQSPEDLIWIRSHFLESSYDWGKRIIFGHTPFPVPFIEANKVGIDTGAVYGGRLTCLILPDFEFIFT from the coding sequence ATGATAGTCCAGGCGGAAAAGATATTTGCCATAGGTGATATCCACGGGTGTCTTGACAAGCTAAAGACCCTGCTGGGCATGATTCGGATAAACTGGAACAGGGACCTGATGGTCTTTCTTGGAGACTATGTGGACCGCGGACCTGACTCCCGAGGGGTAATAGAGCTGTTGATCGACCTCAGAGAAAGGCACGCGGAGCGGCTAATATGTCTAAAGGGAAACCACGAATGGATGTTCACACAGTTCCTTAAGGGCGAGGACCAGGATCTTTTCCTCCTGAACGGAGGGGAAAAGACCCTTGAGAGTTATACGGTTGGAGAGGGCGGAATAGAGATACCCCAAAGCCACAGGGATTTTCTTGATCACCTGGATTTGTATTATGAGACCGATGATTATATATTTGTACATGCAGGCCTGAGACCCTATATCTCTATTTCTGAACAAAGCCCTGAAGACCTCATCTGGATCAGATCACATTTTCTGGAATCTTCTTATGACTGGGGTAAAAGGATCATTTTCGGTCATACGCCGTTCCCCGTCCCATTTATTGAGGCCAACAAGGTGGGTATCGACACGGGTGCGGTCTATGGCGGAAGACTCACTTGCCTCATACTCCCGGATTTTGAATTCATATTTACCTAA
- the xerD gene encoding site-specific tyrosine recombinase XerD, with protein sequence MPGEAATSWADFLDDFMARLSIDRGVSSSTLDEYSRDLLNFVDFADGKRLAGPDEVSPGHILAWLKSLRDSGLSPRTTARKLSALRGFFRFLVEEYGLNSTPLAAINNPRIGRYLPDVLSVSEVETLMEQPEVSRPAGLRDRALLELTYACGLRASESVGLKLNQLDMKVGYLRILGKGNKERVVPVGKVAIEWLGNYLKSGRPKLLGKKASYFVFVGRAGKPLTRQRFWQLLKAYSISAGIKSEVSPHVLRHSFATHLLEGGADLRVVQMLLGHSSISTTQIYTHLDLQHLRTIHQKYHPRG encoded by the coding sequence ATGCCAGGGGAAGCAGCAACTTCATGGGCCGATTTTCTTGATGACTTTATGGCCCGCCTTTCCATAGACCGTGGCGTTTCTTCCAGCACCCTTGATGAATACAGCCGCGATCTCTTAAATTTCGTTGATTTTGCAGACGGAAAAAGACTTGCCGGTCCGGACGAAGTAAGCCCCGGCCACATATTGGCGTGGCTGAAATCCTTACGGGACTCAGGCCTTTCTCCAAGAACCACCGCCAGGAAACTTTCAGCCCTCAGGGGGTTTTTCCGCTTTCTGGTGGAAGAGTATGGCCTGAACTCAACACCTCTTGCCGCTATCAATAATCCGAGAATAGGGAGATATCTTCCTGATGTGTTGTCAGTATCCGAGGTTGAGACCCTGATGGAACAACCTGAGGTGAGCAGGCCTGCCGGTTTGCGGGACAGGGCACTCCTTGAACTCACTTATGCATGCGGGCTCAGGGCCTCTGAATCCGTGGGATTAAAGCTCAATCAGTTAGACATGAAGGTTGGTTATCTGAGGATACTCGGCAAGGGAAATAAAGAACGGGTAGTGCCGGTGGGAAAGGTGGCCATAGAATGGCTGGGCAATTATCTCAAGTCCGGCAGACCCAAGCTTCTTGGCAAGAAGGCCAGTTACTTTGTATTCGTCGGCAGGGCCGGAAAACCTCTCACAAGGCAGAGGTTCTGGCAGCTACTCAAGGCCTATTCCATATCGGCAGGCATTAAGAGCGAAGTCTCTCCCCACGTGCTCCGCCATTCCTTTGCAACACATCTCCTGGAAGGCGGAGCAGATCTGAGGGTCGTACAGATGCTCTTAGGCCACAGCAGCATCAGCACTACACAGATATACACCCATCTTGATCTTCAGCACCTGCGCACTATCCACCAGAAATACCATCCCAGGGGCTGA